In Uranotaenia lowii strain MFRU-FL chromosome 2, ASM2978415v1, whole genome shotgun sequence, one genomic interval encodes:
- the LOC129742401 gene encoding uncharacterized protein LOC129742401 encodes MVGSREPGDPLRWTFGPVRRPGERIKPSTASPNSEEWQESATLVALPDNQYDPADLIDGFAGLLGWQASLADRMLGPTNLVWVGTDTDEFGWLFRTHVVSWWLLGRTNSDEFDNGSRSASEPLDFINIYYQNVGGINSCVTDYLLATSCSCYDIITFTETWLNDHTLSNQIFGSDYSVFRCDRSSRNSRKATGGGVLLALRSKFRAMPIDDESWHNLEMVWSRIELGDRKLYVGVLYLPPDRSRDVTLAESFSSCISKISSFCAPEDDIIVLGDFNMPGIKWCSSQASFLYPDPERSTFSASSNIILDSLSTATLRQINSVVNENGRMLDLCFANDGFRLPTIESAPAPLVKVGPHHPALLVTINISRLCNPADKLTPFYLDYKNADFDIISRVLATIDWESELELANPNAAAETFSHILNYVIDRHVPKRTANANPRTPWATAALRQLKATKRRALRNFNKHKSPHTKEEYRKLNSAYKKACQRSYQNHLRRIQQNLKTSPKSFWNHVKNQRNEPGTPSCMFLDGIMANSDSGICDLFANKFSSIFDTSSITDDQLNRAIRSVSPLGFSLNDSSSI; translated from the exons ATGGTTGGTAGTAGAGA ACCCGGTGACCCGCTACGCTGGACGTTTGGTCCGGTTCGACGGCCTGGAGAACGGATTAAGCCAAGTACTGCGTCGCCCAATTCGGAGGAATGGCAGGAATCGGCGACTTTAGTGGCTTTACCGGATAATCAGTACGACCCAGCGGATTTGATTGACGGCTTCGCTGGGTTACTTGGTTGGCAGGCTTCCCTGGCCGATCGGATGCTCGGCCCAACGAATCTAGTCTGGGTAGGGACAGATACGGATGAGTTTGGATGGCTCTTTCGGACCCACGTGGTTTCCTGGTGGTTGCTTGGCCGGACAAATTCGGACGAGTT TGACAACGGCTCCAGATCGGCATCAGAACCGCTTGATTTTATCAACATCTACTATCAGAATGTCGGTGGTATCAATTCCTGCGTGACTGATTATCTGCTTGCTACTTCATGTTCCTGCTACGATATTATCACCTTTACCGAAACATGGTTGAACGATCACACTCTCTCCAACCAGATCTTCGGATCCGATTATTCAGTGTTCCGCTGCGATCGAAGCTCCCGTAACAGCAGAAAGGCCACAGGTGGTGGGGTGTTACTCGCCTTAAGGTCCAAATTCAGAGCCATGCCAATCGATGATGAATCTTGGCATAATCTTGAGATGGTGTGGTCCCGCATCGAACTCGGCGACCGGAAGCTTTACGTTGGCGTACTATATTTGCCTCCTGATCGCTCGAGAGACGTGACCTTAGCTGAATCATTCTCTAGTTGCATTTCTAAAATAAGCTCTTTCTGCGCTCCAGAAGATGACATAATCGTCTTAGGCGATTTTAACATGCCAGGTATAAAGTGGTGTTCCAGCCAAGCTAGCTTCCTGTATCCCGATCCTGAACGCTCCACTTTTTCGGCTTCCTCGAACATTATTCTAGACTCTTTGAGTACAGCAACCTTACGTCAGATCAACAGTGTTGTAAACGAGAACGGCCGGATGCTTGATCTTTGCTTTGCCAATGACGGATTCCGTTTACCAactatcgaatcagcaccggcaCCGCTAGTTAAAGTAGGCCCACATCACCCGGCTTTACTGGTTACAATTAATATCTCTAGATTGTGTAACCCCGCTGATAAACTCACACCCTTCTACTTGGACTATAAGAACGCCGATTTCGATATCATTTCTCGCGTACTGGCCACTATAGACTGGGAATCCGAACTCGAACTAGCTAACCCTAATGCTGCAGCCGAAACTTTCTCGCACATCCTCAACTACGTAATCGACCGTCATGTGCCGAAACGCACCGCCAATGCTAATCCTCGGACTCCATGGGCTACAGCAGCTTTACGACAACTGAAAGCGACAAAAAGGCGTGcccttcgaaatttcaacaAGCACAAATCTCCGCATACCAAGGAAGAATATCGCAAACTCAACTCCGCCTATAAAAAAGCCTGTCAACGTAGCTATCAAAACCATCTTCGTCGAATTCAGCAAAATCTCAAGACTAGCCCAAAATCCTTCTGGAATCACGTTAAAAatcagcggaatgaacctggaACACCGTCCTGCATGTTCTTGGATGGCATCATGGCGAACTCTGACTCcggaatctgcgatctctttGCCAATAAATTCTCGAGCATCTTTGATACATCTTCAATAACCGACGACCAACTGAATCGCGCCATCAGGAGTGTTTCACCACTGGGCTTTTCTTTAAACG